A genomic window from Ruminiclostridium cellulolyticum H10 includes:
- a CDS encoding precorrin-8X methylmutase — translation MEIMKPMDIENKSFEIISHELGDRVLDKNCEPVIKRVIHTTADFEYADNLVFSEGVIEKSVGILKAGACIVTDTQMAMAGINKAAVARCSCEVMCFMSNSEVAEQALAEGTTRAAISMRKAAEIEKPLIIVVGNAPTALIELNNLINEGKVEPKLIVGVPVGFVNVVESKELIINRNIPSIVARGRKGGSNVAAAIVNALLYMASPRNSNQ, via the coding sequence ATGGAAATAATGAAACCAATGGATATTGAAAATAAGAGCTTTGAGATTATAAGCCATGAACTTGGAGACAGAGTTCTGGACAAGAATTGTGAGCCTGTAATAAAGAGAGTTATTCACACCACTGCTGATTTTGAATATGCAGACAATCTGGTGTTTTCTGAGGGTGTTATAGAGAAGTCTGTGGGAATTTTAAAAGCAGGTGCTTGTATTGTCACAGATACTCAAATGGCTATGGCAGGAATAAATAAAGCTGCTGTTGCCCGCTGTAGCTGTGAGGTTATGTGCTTTATGTCAAATAGTGAAGTGGCTGAACAGGCATTGGCAGAGGGAACTACCAGAGCTGCCATATCCATGAGAAAGGCTGCTGAAATAGAAAAACCCCTTATTATAGTGGTGGGAAATGCACCTACAGCATTAATTGAGCTTAATAATCTGATAAATGAAGGTAAGGTTGAGCCTAAACTCATTGTTGGTGTTCCCGTGGGCTTTGTAAACGTTGTTGAATCAAAGGAATTGATAATAAACCGGAATATTCCTTCTATAGTAGCCAGAGGCCGTAAGGGCGGCAGCAACGTGGCAGCTGCAATAGTTAATGCCTTACTGTATATGGCTTCTCCCAGAAATTCAAATCAATAG
- the cbiB gene encoding adenosylcobinamide-phosphate synthase CbiB has protein sequence MKIIIEVAIGFILDLIFGDPPWLPHPIRLIGWFVSKGEKLLRQAFPKTQKGEFVAGAVLAILITAGTFVIPLLLLYFLGKVSIYIEVAVASLFCYQILATKSLKTESMRVYYHLKDHDMANARKYLSWIVGRDTQNLTEEGIARAAVETVAENTSDGVIAPLIFLVLGGAPLGFLYKAVNTMDSMIGYKNDKYLYFGKFAARFDDVLNFIPAVLSAYMIIAASFVCGLDYKNALRIYKRDKRNHSSPNSAKTEAVCAGALNVQLAGDAYYFGKLVKKKTIGDNNRSIKTDDIKTANKLMYITAFIAFFILCGFRLVIFQD, from the coding sequence ATGAAAATAATAATTGAAGTCGCCATTGGTTTTATACTTGATTTGATTTTTGGCGACCCTCCATGGCTGCCTCATCCCATAAGGCTCATAGGTTGGTTTGTTTCAAAGGGTGAGAAGCTTCTAAGACAGGCTTTTCCAAAAACACAAAAAGGTGAGTTTGTTGCAGGAGCAGTTCTTGCCATATTAATTACGGCAGGTACATTTGTTATACCGCTTTTGCTATTGTATTTTCTAGGCAAGGTAAGTATATATATTGAAGTGGCTGTTGCATCCCTGTTTTGTTATCAGATACTTGCAACAAAAAGTTTAAAGACTGAAAGCATGAGGGTTTATTATCATCTGAAAGACCATGACATGGCAAACGCAAGGAAGTATTTATCATGGATAGTGGGACGTGATACTCAAAACCTCACTGAAGAGGGGATAGCCAGAGCAGCAGTCGAAACTGTTGCTGAAAATACCTCGGACGGAGTAATTGCACCTTTAATATTTCTGGTGCTTGGCGGAGCACCTCTTGGATTTCTATACAAGGCTGTTAATACAATGGATTCAATGATAGGCTACAAAAATGACAAGTATCTTTATTTTGGCAAATTTGCAGCAAGATTTGACGATGTTTTGAATTTTATCCCTGCTGTTCTATCTGCGTATATGATAATCGCGGCTAGTTTTGTCTGTGGATTGGACTATAAAAATGCATTAAGGATATACAAGAGGGATAAGAGAAATCATTCCAGTCCCAACAGTGCAAAGACAGAAGCAGTATGTGCAGGGGCACTGAATGTTCAGCTCGCCGGGGATGCATATTATTTTGGAAAGCTTGTAAAGAAAAAAACCATTGGAGATAATAACAGAAGCATAAAAACAGATGATATAAAAACAGCCAATAAGCTTATGTACATAACCGCATTTATAGCATTTTTTATTTTGTGTGGATTCAGATTGGTTATTTTTCAGGATTAA
- a CDS encoding pyridoxal phosphate-dependent aminotransferase, producing MRKLIHGGDIYSKRNLPNNTKLIDFSANINPLGLPEGVKKAILDSIDDFCNYPDPLCRELKKEISAYENVPEEYLFCGNGAADVIYRIASAIKPGKTLLTAPTFSEYEEAVKVFDSNITYHYLLREKNFNIDTDILDNITSDIRLMFLCNPNNPTGILTEKEMVLRIAEKCKATNTILVVDECFMEFLENPGDYSIVDSLDTYDNIIVLKAFTKIYAMAGLRLGYGICSDENIIEDLHRAGQPWNVSVAAQKCGMAALKEIDYVNRTRKLIKYNRIFLQNSLRKLGFEVINSKANYVLFRTEIKSLSFKLEKFGILIRSCDNYRGLDNKYFRIAVKSREDNEYLVNCIKKILLALH from the coding sequence ATGAGGAAACTTATTCACGGTGGAGATATTTATAGTAAAAGAAATTTACCCAATAATACAAAGCTGATTGATTTTTCCGCAAATATCAATCCTTTAGGGTTGCCGGAAGGTGTAAAAAAGGCCATCCTAGATAGTATTGACGATTTCTGCAACTATCCTGATCCCTTATGCAGGGAATTAAAAAAGGAAATCTCTGCTTATGAAAATGTACCCGAAGAGTATTTATTCTGCGGTAACGGAGCCGCTGATGTCATTTATAGAATTGCTTCGGCAATCAAGCCTGGTAAAACCCTCTTAACCGCACCTACATTTTCCGAGTATGAGGAAGCGGTAAAAGTATTTGACAGCAATATCACATATCATTATCTACTAAGAGAAAAAAATTTTAATATTGATACTGATATACTTGACAATATTACTTCTGATATCAGGCTAATGTTTTTATGCAATCCCAATAATCCTACAGGTATTTTGACAGAAAAGGAGATGGTCTTGAGAATCGCTGAAAAGTGTAAGGCAACAAATACAATATTGGTAGTGGATGAGTGTTTTATGGAATTTTTAGAGAATCCGGGGGATTATAGTATTGTGGACAGCCTTGACACTTATGACAATATAATTGTCCTGAAAGCGTTTACAAAAATATACGCAATGGCTGGATTGCGTTTGGGGTATGGAATTTGTTCCGATGAAAATATTATAGAAGACCTCCACAGGGCAGGTCAGCCTTGGAATGTGTCTGTAGCTGCACAGAAGTGTGGAATGGCCGCACTTAAAGAAATAGATTATGTTAACCGAACAAGAAAATTAATTAAATATAACAGAATATTTTTGCAAAATAGCCTTAGAAAGCTTGGCTTTGAAGTTATAAATTCTAAAGCAAATTATGTTTTGTTCAGAACAGAAATAAAATCACTTTCCTTTAAACTTGAAAAATTCGGCATATTGATACGCTCTTGCGATAATTATAGAGGTTTGGACAATAAGTATTTCAGGATTGCTGTAAAATCAAGAGAAGATAATGAATATCTTGTAAATTGTATAAAGAAAATCCTGTTGGCTTTACACTAA
- the mtnK gene encoding S-methyl-5-thioribose kinase yields MSKFDKYFLMSSSDAVDYAAEKLSIFACDSELDCKEIGDGNLNYVFRVWDKKSDKSVIIKQAGYTARISDDFKLSPDRNRIEAETLRFQGDLAPGLVPIVYKYDDIMSCCSMEDLSDYTIMRQALLQHKIFPNFAEHITTFMVNTLLLTSDIFLNHQEKKSLVKSYTNPELCEITEDLVYTEPFNDYKHRNDVFPPNLDWVKKELYSDNELKLEVAKLKFEFLTNAQALIHGDLHTGSIFVNENSTKVIDPEFAFYGPMGYDVGNIIANMIFAWVNADATMDNEDESITFKSWVENTICEIIDKFKAKFFKIFREEAKEILAKTPGFSEWYLSQVLHDTAAVAGLELCRRIVGMAHVKDIISIDAESARLRAERICITIAKRYIKNRESYNFGEQFVNTLKEVENEFSQ; encoded by the coding sequence ATGTCGAAATTTGATAAGTATTTTTTAATGAGTTCATCGGATGCAGTTGATTATGCAGCGGAAAAACTCAGTATATTTGCCTGTGATTCAGAGCTTGACTGCAAAGAAATAGGTGATGGGAATCTAAATTATGTTTTTCGTGTTTGGGACAAAAAATCTGATAAATCAGTGATAATAAAGCAAGCTGGATATACTGCAAGAATTTCTGACGATTTTAAGCTTTCACCTGATCGCAACAGAATTGAGGCAGAAACTCTTAGATTTCAAGGCGATTTGGCTCCGGGTCTTGTACCCATTGTATACAAATATGACGATATTATGAGCTGCTGTTCCATGGAGGATTTATCCGACTATACAATAATGCGACAAGCACTTCTTCAACACAAGATTTTTCCGAATTTTGCGGAACATATAACAACATTTATGGTAAACACTTTACTCTTAACTTCAGATATCTTCTTGAATCATCAGGAAAAAAAATCACTTGTAAAAAGCTATACAAACCCGGAACTTTGCGAAATAACAGAGGATTTGGTGTACACTGAACCATTTAATGACTATAAGCACCGCAATGATGTATTTCCACCAAACCTTGATTGGGTAAAGAAAGAGCTTTATAGTGATAATGAGCTTAAACTTGAGGTTGCAAAATTGAAGTTTGAGTTTCTGACAAACGCACAGGCTTTAATTCATGGTGACTTACACACAGGTTCTATATTTGTAAATGAAAATTCAACAAAGGTAATAGATCCTGAATTTGCATTTTACGGGCCTATGGGTTATGACGTAGGAAACATAATCGCAAATATGATATTTGCCTGGGTGAATGCTGATGCTACAATGGATAATGAAGATGAGAGCATAACCTTTAAAAGCTGGGTTGAGAATACTATTTGTGAGATTATTGATAAATTCAAAGCTAAATTCTTTAAAATATTTAGAGAAGAAGCCAAAGAAATTCTGGCAAAAACCCCCGGTTTTTCTGAGTGGTATCTAAGTCAGGTATTACATGACACTGCGGCAGTAGCAGGGCTTGAACTATGCAGGCGTATCGTTGGTATGGCACATGTTAAAGATATTATTTCCATTGATGCAGAAAGTGCAAGATTACGTGCGGAACGTATTTGTATAACTATTGCAAAACGATATATAAAGAATCGTGAAAGTTATAATTTTGGAGAACAGTTTGTAAATACACTAAAAGAGGTGGAAAACGAATTTTCACAATAA
- the mtnA gene encoding S-methyl-5-thioribose-1-phosphate isomerase, translating into MTDIAKNVYNIETVILDDTHSELIILDQTLLPAETVFLKLKTQEEIWEAIYKLRVRGAPAIGIAAAYGIYLGAKASKATDYDGFYSEIIKLKEYLASSRPTAVNLFWALDRMDECVKRNKEKTVNDIKFDLLKESQNIKQEDIWVCRSIGEYGLTLLKPGMGILTHCNAGQLATSKYGTALAPIYVGHEKGYNLKVFADETRPLLQGARLTAYELNKAGVDVTLICDNMASAVMKNGWVQAVFVGCDRVAANGDTANKIGTSGVAILAKNYNIPFYVCAPTSTIDLSCASGKDICIEERKPEEVTEMWYEKRMAPKDIKVFNPAFDVTDEKFITGIITEYGIVKAPYSESLKEIFKRKRGTVQW; encoded by the coding sequence ATGACAGATATTGCAAAAAATGTATACAATATTGAAACTGTTATATTAGATGATACTCACAGTGAGTTGATAATCCTTGACCAGACCTTATTACCTGCTGAAACTGTCTTCTTAAAATTAAAAACTCAGGAAGAAATCTGGGAAGCCATATATAAGCTAAGGGTAAGAGGTGCTCCGGCAATCGGTATTGCAGCTGCATACGGGATTTACCTTGGAGCCAAGGCCTCCAAAGCGACTGATTATGACGGATTTTACTCCGAAATTATTAAGCTAAAAGAATATCTTGCGTCCTCCAGACCAACAGCCGTTAACTTGTTCTGGGCACTTGACAGAATGGATGAGTGTGTTAAAAGAAACAAGGAAAAAACAGTCAACGATATAAAGTTTGATTTGCTCAAGGAATCACAAAATATAAAACAAGAGGATATATGGGTATGCAGAAGTATAGGCGAATATGGACTTACACTTCTTAAGCCGGGTATGGGGATTCTTACACATTGCAATGCCGGACAGCTTGCCACATCCAAATACGGAACTGCACTGGCACCAATATACGTTGGACACGAAAAGGGTTATAACCTGAAGGTTTTTGCCGATGAAACCAGACCGCTGCTCCAGGGAGCCAGATTAACTGCTTATGAATTAAATAAGGCAGGTGTGGATGTAACACTTATTTGTGATAACATGGCTTCAGCAGTTATGAAAAACGGATGGGTTCAAGCAGTTTTTGTGGGTTGCGACAGGGTGGCCGCCAACGGGGATACTGCGAATAAGATAGGAACTTCGGGAGTAGCCATATTGGCAAAAAACTATAATATTCCTTTCTATGTTTGTGCACCGACGTCAACAATTGACTTGAGCTGTGCTTCGGGAAAAGATATATGCATAGAGGAGCGTAAGCCGGAAGAGGTTACTGAAATGTGGTATGAAAAAAGAATGGCACCAAAGGATATTAAAGTTTTTAATCCTGCATTTGACGTTACCGATGAAAAATTCATTACAGGAATAATAACAGAATACGGTATAGTCAAAGCTCCCTATAGTGAATCGCTAAAAGAAATATTTAAACGTAAAAGAGGTACGGTGCAATGGTAG
- a CDS encoding class II aldolase/adducin family protein has protein sequence MVEKNNSKYLTDDEAARAIVEIGKRMYLKGFVASNDGNISIKTGENEILTTPTGVSKGYMTKEMLVKVDLNGEIISGNTKPSSELKMHLRVYSENPDVMAVTHAHPPVATSFAIAGIELDRAILPEAIVNLGTVPIAPYATPGSQAVPDSIAPFCREYNAVLLANHGAVTWGKDVFEAYHRLESLEYYATVLMYTGNIIGKANELSSKQISQLVEIRRKLGINTGGTPKVKDLEYNTTDNSQDEFLIRDIVEQVTKIVLEKYKSK, from the coding sequence ATGGTAGAGAAAAACAACTCCAAATATCTTACTGATGATGAAGCCGCACGTGCCATAGTTGAAATAGGAAAGAGAATGTATTTAAAAGGCTTTGTGGCTTCTAATGACGGTAATATAAGCATTAAGACAGGTGAAAATGAAATATTGACAACTCCAACAGGTGTTTCCAAGGGATATATGACAAAGGAAATGCTGGTGAAAGTTGACTTGAACGGCGAAATCATATCTGGAAACACAAAACCCTCATCAGAATTGAAAATGCACCTGCGTGTATATAGTGAAAATCCTGATGTTATGGCTGTAACACATGCACATCCTCCGGTAGCCACTTCCTTTGCCATTGCGGGAATTGAGCTTGACAGGGCTATACTGCCTGAAGCAATTGTTAATCTCGGAACTGTACCAATAGCTCCCTATGCCACTCCGGGCAGTCAGGCTGTTCCCGACTCAATAGCACCCTTTTGCCGGGAGTACAATGCAGTACTTCTTGCAAACCATGGAGCTGTAACGTGGGGCAAGGATGTATTCGAAGCATACCACCGCCTTGAGTCGCTGGAGTACTATGCCACGGTATTAATGTACACCGGAAATATAATCGGAAAAGCCAATGAACTTAGTTCTAAGCAGATTTCCCAACTGGTTGAAATTCGCCGGAAGCTTGGAATTAATACAGGCGGAACGCCAAAAGTAAAGGATTTGGAATACAATACAACTGATAATTCACAGGACGAATTTTTAATCCGTGATATAGTTGAGCAGGTTACAAAAATTGTGCTAGAGAAGTATAAAAGTAAATGA
- a CDS encoding LytTR family transcriptional regulator DNA-binding domain-containing protein, translated as MFNPFGKKIVASREEKRFLLNIDRILYFYADNNGVKIIADNNSTYYVGHTLQFWEKKLSLESFFRCHKGFLVNTNNVIEIVPYFNSTLALKFKEHKNIIPVGRKYLKGFKESISW; from the coding sequence ATGTTCAATCCATTCGGTAAAAAAATAGTTGCATCCAGGGAGGAAAAAAGGTTTTTACTCAATATAGACCGCATCCTATACTTTTATGCAGACAATAACGGAGTAAAAATAATAGCGGATAATAATTCTACGTATTATGTGGGTCATACGCTCCAATTCTGGGAGAAAAAACTCTCTCTGGAGAGCTTTTTCCGATGTCATAAGGGATTTCTGGTGAATACAAATAATGTAATAGAAATCGTCCCTTACTTTAATTCTACCTTAGCATTGAAGTTTAAAGAGCACAAAAATATTATCCCGGTAGGGAGAAAATATTTGAAGGGATTTAAGGAGTCAATAAGCTGGTAA
- a CDS encoding IS110 family transposase — protein sequence MNCTQNNKLMQITPETMVVGVDIGSEVHFARAFDFRGFEFSKRAFRFENTREGFNAFDIWVTDLMKRNQKTKTFVGMEPTGHYWYGFGSHLQNMGVEFGMVNPYHVKRSKELDDNTPSKHDRKDPKTIAMLVKDGRYLIPYMPEGVYREIRNLMELRRQNVVQLISIQNRVKRWLAIYFPEFSTVFKKWTGKAALLTLKHFPTPQAVIKTGEEKIVATWKEEVKRAVGHKHAQKLIKAAEESIGLKHGLESAVLEIETLLDEYMIHGHRLELIMQKVEAQVKEIPSASMLLGIKGIGIVAVAGFLGAVGDISRFDAPEQIVKLFGLNLRENSSGKHQGKTTITRRGRSDGRYAIFQAVLPLVARNPEFRQLHLYYINRDNKPLKKMQSIVALCGKLIRVFYAILKTGSHYDAEKMMNDIKRPMMKAA from the coding sequence ATGAATTGTACACAAAACAATAAGTTAATGCAAATCACACCTGAAACAATGGTGGTTGGAGTAGATATCGGTAGCGAGGTCCACTTCGCCAGGGCTTTTGATTTCAGAGGATTTGAATTTTCTAAAAGAGCATTTAGGTTTGAGAATACAAGAGAGGGTTTCAATGCCTTTGATATTTGGGTTACAGACCTGATGAAGAGAAATCAAAAGACAAAAACATTCGTAGGAATGGAGCCCACCGGGCATTACTGGTATGGGTTTGGAAGTCACTTGCAGAACATGGGTGTAGAGTTTGGTATGGTTAATCCTTACCATGTAAAACGCTCAAAGGAACTAGATGATAACACCCCAAGCAAGCATGACCGTAAAGATCCAAAAACGATTGCAATGCTAGTCAAGGACGGAAGATATCTAATACCGTACATGCCTGAAGGTGTATATCGAGAAATAAGAAATCTGATGGAATTACGCAGGCAAAATGTTGTGCAGTTGATTAGCATACAAAATAGAGTAAAACGATGGTTAGCAATATACTTTCCTGAGTTTAGTACTGTTTTCAAGAAATGGACTGGAAAGGCGGCGTTGCTTACACTGAAGCATTTTCCTACTCCACAGGCAGTAATTAAAACAGGTGAGGAAAAAATAGTAGCAACATGGAAAGAGGAAGTCAAAAGAGCGGTTGGACATAAACATGCCCAGAAGCTCATAAAAGCAGCAGAAGAATCCATTGGACTAAAGCATGGTCTGGAATCAGCAGTTCTGGAGATTGAAACTCTTCTAGACGAATATATGATTCATGGTCACAGGCTTGAGCTGATAATGCAAAAAGTAGAAGCACAAGTAAAAGAAATTCCGAGTGCAAGTATGCTTTTAGGTATAAAAGGAATAGGAATTGTAGCTGTGGCAGGGTTCTTAGGTGCTGTAGGAGATATTAGTAGATTTGATGCTCCAGAGCAAATAGTAAAACTATTTGGGTTAAACCTAAGAGAAAACAGCTCTGGCAAGCATCAAGGCAAAACAACAATAACCAGAAGGGGACGCTCTGACGGCAGATATGCCATATTTCAAGCAGTATTGCCATTAGTAGCTAGAAACCCTGAATTTAGGCAGTTGCACCTATACTACATTAATAGAGATAACAAGCCACTTAAGAAAATGCAGTCAATAGTAGCCTTATGCGGCAAGTTGATAAGAGTATTTTATGCAATACTAAAAACAGGTAGCCACTATGATGCTGAAAAGATGATGAACGATATTAAAAGACCAATGATGAAGGCAGCATAG
- a CDS encoding coiled-coil domain-containing protein, with amino-acid sequence MDTIQKNNFVKVIEALKNAVEQIKEQKKDTAINTILGVANNIGFLNNASVKLKLSAEVEQQKITDTIKEIILSEASIHESYLNTQKCINDLNGAISNNNIKKNEILKQIESLKKELNEDERLLREHRKKLDELNDSSAFSIIRSILSLGLDRAIMGVQCLINNDAGRINELNDSIKKYNEILKNNSDEFNKSDDLLKGLSEQKKLYEVSIAKLKEKESVLHTSEQVSRNNLAFITNAALFYGRLSVMLDQIEHRIDDVVDIVEELNDKTPTIIDFDSSGTSLISLKEAMVKFDKILETSEVA; translated from the coding sequence ATGGATACTATTCAGAAAAATAACTTCGTAAAAGTAATTGAGGCCCTGAAAAACGCAGTGGAACAAATTAAAGAACAGAAAAAAGATACAGCTATAAACACTATTTTAGGGGTTGCAAATAATATTGGATTTTTAAATAATGCATCTGTTAAATTAAAACTTTCGGCAGAAGTAGAACAACAAAAAATTACTGATACTATAAAAGAAATTATATTAAGTGAAGCTTCAATTCATGAAAGCTACTTAAACACACAAAAATGCATTAATGATCTAAATGGTGCGATATCAAATAATAATATTAAAAAAAATGAAATTCTCAAACAGATTGAATCACTCAAAAAAGAACTAAATGAGGATGAGAGACTTCTCCGGGAGCATAGGAAGAAATTAGATGAACTGAATGACAGTTCGGCATTTAGTATAATCAGGTCTATTCTTTCACTTGGACTTGACAGAGCAATTATGGGTGTTCAATGCCTTATTAATAACGATGCAGGCAGAATAAATGAACTGAATGATTCAATTAAGAAATATAACGAGATTTTGAAAAATAACTCTGACGAATTTAATAAATCAGATGACTTGTTAAAGGGTTTAAGTGAGCAGAAAAAGTTGTATGAAGTAAGCATTGCAAAGTTAAAGGAGAAGGAGAGTGTTCTTCATACAAGTGAGCAGGTATCCAGAAACAACCTTGCCTTTATAACCAATGCAGCACTATTTTATGGAAGATTGTCTGTTATGCTCGACCAGATAGAGCATAGAATAGACGATGTGGTCGATATAGTCGAAGAACTCAACGATAAAACGCCCACGATAATAGATTTTGACAGCTCCGGTACAAGCCTTATTTCTTTAAAGGAAGCTATGGTAAAGTTTGACAAAATACTGGAGACCAGTGAGGTAGCGTAA
- a CDS encoding M15 family metallopeptidase — MPSVKFKYPDEKSVYPKLISAVNALCIAMGKSCTCTSGYRSLEKQKIINAQKLAERKDNYQKPNGAVYNKQGQCIAAEYGKSNHCYCIAMDISDGWFKALTNKEIEKFGLVKPMSYEPWHVQLIEHTGLTLAQKIALKESVLGIKRS, encoded by the coding sequence ATGCCAAGTGTCAAATTTAAATATCCTGATGAAAAAAGTGTATATCCCAAACTAATTTCAGCGGTGAATGCTTTGTGTATCGCAATGGGAAAAAGCTGTACATGCACGTCGGGTTACAGAAGTCTGGAAAAACAAAAGATAATAAATGCACAAAAACTGGCGGAGAGAAAAGACAACTACCAAAAGCCTAATGGAGCTGTATACAATAAACAAGGCCAGTGCATTGCAGCAGAATATGGCAAAAGCAATCACTGCTACTGTATTGCAATGGATATTTCGGATGGGTGGTTTAAAGCACTTACCAATAAGGAAATTGAAAAATTCGGTCTGGTAAAGCCAATGAGCTATGAGCCGTGGCACGTTCAACTTATAGAGCATACAGGTCTTACTCTAGCACAAAAAATTGCACTAAAAGAGAGCGTACTGGGAATAAAAAGGAGTTGA
- a CDS encoding glycosyl hydrolase family 8, which yields MKKFFACLLVLAIIVTIVPINIASAETGGYYATGNYRNVFVETGRTEAQVQDKMNTMFDKFFKGDTNNQRLFYETGTDEAYIRDTGNGDVRSEGMSYGMMVCVQMDKKKEFDMLWKWARNHMYQTSGQFKGFFAWQCNYDGGIIDSTPASDGDEYFAMALLFAARRWGNGTGIYNYEAEAQTILDAMLHQSDDGVGYNMINKNANQVVFCPSAGNYDFTDPSYHLPAFYELWAMWGPERDRATWSKVAATSREFLKKSTHPTTGLNPDYANFDGSAKEVSWSSGHGDFRFDAWRVIQNSCVDYAWWQKDSWPATTFAPKIQAFFKNQGLSTYGNQYTLSGSKLSSDHSPGLVAMNAVSALASDATTAKPFVDELWNTAVPSGQYRYYDGMLYMLGMLNVSGNFKIWGAPTEPSVTRGDINDDGTIDSVDFALLKSYLLGRTTTLPNMKAADLNGDGVVDAMDWAVLRQYLLGIIKTL from the coding sequence ATGAAAAAGTTTTTTGCTTGCTTGCTTGTTTTGGCTATAATTGTTACGATTGTACCAATAAATATAGCAAGTGCAGAGACAGGGGGATATTACGCCACCGGGAACTACAGGAACGTCTTCGTTGAAACAGGAAGGACAGAGGCTCAGGTACAGGATAAAATGAATACTATGTTTGACAAGTTCTTCAAAGGAGACACAAACAATCAGAGGCTATTTTATGAGACCGGAACCGACGAGGCATACATAAGAGATACCGGAAACGGTGATGTACGTTCTGAAGGTATGTCCTACGGTATGATGGTTTGTGTGCAAATGGACAAAAAGAAGGAATTTGATATGCTGTGGAAATGGGCTAGAAACCACATGTATCAAACCTCTGGTCAATTTAAGGGGTTTTTTGCATGGCAGTGTAACTATGATGGTGGTATAATAGACAGCACTCCTGCTTCTGACGGTGATGAATATTTTGCAATGGCTTTGCTCTTTGCTGCACGCAGATGGGGAAATGGAACAGGTATATACAACTATGAAGCAGAAGCACAGACTATATTGGATGCAATGCTTCACCAGTCAGACGATGGTGTTGGATATAATATGATCAATAAAAACGCAAATCAAGTTGTTTTCTGCCCAAGTGCAGGAAATTATGATTTTACAGATCCGTCCTATCATCTCCCGGCATTTTATGAATTATGGGCAATGTGGGGACCTGAAAGAGACAGAGCTACTTGGAGTAAAGTAGCTGCTACTAGCAGGGAATTCTTAAAAAAGTCTACTCATCCGACAACAGGACTTAACCCAGACTATGCAAATTTCGATGGTTCAGCAAAAGAAGTTTCATGGAGTTCAGGTCATGGTGATTTCAGATTTGACGCATGGAGAGTTATTCAAAATTCTTGTGTAGACTATGCTTGGTGGCAAAAAGACAGCTGGCCTGCAACTACATTTGCACCTAAAATTCAGGCTTTCTTTAAAAACCAAGGGTTATCCACCTACGGAAACCAGTATACATTATCCGGTTCAAAGCTGAGCAGTGATCATTCTCCGGGATTGGTAGCTATGAATGCCGTATCAGCTCTGGCATCAGATGCAACAACTGCTAAGCCTTTTGTTGATGAATTATGGAATACTGCTGTTCCATCAGGTCAGTACCGTTATTATGACGGAATGCTTTATATGCTTGGAATGCTTAACGTAAGCGGAAACTTCAAGATATGGGGTGCACCTACAGAGCCTTCGGTAACACGTGGTGATATTAACGATGACGGCACTATAGATTCTGTTGACTTTGCATTGCTGAAGTCTTACCTGCTGGGTAGGACAACTACATTGCCTAATATGAAAGCAGCAGACTTAAATGGCGATGGTGTAGTGGATGCAATGGATTGGGCTGTACTTAGGCAGTATCTTTTAGGTATAATAAAAACTCTATAA